A section of the Micromonas commoda chromosome 14, complete sequence genome encodes:
- a CDS encoding predicted protein produces MAHLPRSRAATLGRTGDTSDAGGEVEHRILASAEQSLLASLAKQRISNATAPPKIFAKTVLRSTDDPTFQGAHFGEGAAEVRALSERDNCANPWDGVHRVLPGVAHLARQRRERHERVVAAWTGERARLADVARARVATAVRELRDAIATSDASLAKGTGVYDDDAALVELTSDDAIKVWDEFVATRLRDRQLWIDNLEKDVASAATETREEMASALAHTVDALTAVAHVSRGDVERFAAEATMEINADALEDRRGVAELLARLRTREVELERSERGRYDAALVKWRTLRTERGVSLFAELIESERMSDNPEREAITRELAEDQVKARDSLLAHADAFKALLPGGFDGEPGSFDGVGSLSRAGVELNPVGVKRWAAGLLARCDAWDGACALGLKRLETLESTLRAEADEALATVVAAVEEYAGPIMDQRAREKLVRKRCVRVYDKRNADASDYIERVRSMVEPQRVEWRRKCECLMRFARRVARCRDVHRREAEAIHESVFARLDARRAEHERVDAAKEGAFDAACEDIAVAADEAKLEAAVDVAHQRLDDIELNYRDFNGAMGEIARSNPKSQSEAWEEYQRRLCLVLRLVPNVAPRPEPEPEPEPEPEAEGDAEVGAEGEGTTTEPEAGDKVGEEAKVIEPERENDGEDEDDEDDGDESAWRESDAWKVEDESEEGREWLTTSSGTRFAVWDSVYEHVFAKPPEPEPEPVEATPTDGEDAGETPAEAEAASPAEGDAEGDGDADAESDDDREPILDDEGNPVLDDEGNPTFHPPPPPPPPKPIPHVQPQLDLAQADLLPVLVATRDALLDDAERHLELVLDRAERFVAGEIEDLRDELEDNLRSHRPRAGRLEETNARSRASTLAMQRRRFDAHLARVAQGARRAENRMATAIASADEEIDAQCAKITALKESLVHVASTKGLDIRGREELRELERIKARCAQTVRTLRAQAERNKTATEEANALYVTETLKTREEGGEYSPEVREEFVAKLARVDAAAAATKEERDATFDAMEERATQLATEVHAAYEEAAPHHRKDLELIEAVDRCMADAKSRLKALLTNADEEAASLAREIELVRAIGDRAMYVAPKDHFGKFRAPRDEGVAVDTLRSLDRLRRVLLSRCKFVGILAPDTKIEPLAEVSFNLEDVEEAAPDEEILAKEAEAAAAAEAVKAASGGKYLKGWHTKAEEYPTVVSQMDELVEQCRERVKEAAEPYYADKEADKITRPEKIPAKLDDLAATKDAVVAEMRADAARHAEEAAATLRVQVMTLQDLVSNQVEAAAEYLLEESRRRVAEAMHAEAAKHSGDAKRLAGDRHRHRDLMRPQLALPSRVAERNALVDAETARGKEALEKLEAEASAVAGAIAASAGEFARRLTRMSIALATLCSDLVTPADLAPDGPGADAPKVLTRKNLKQLRRMRHEAADGGEKGKAKRRDAANGGRPHKERRWLPVNADELSPEACGYARLEIPPMRWPGDPPPSPPPPPAEPEEGEGEGEQAPEQATDGADADADAAAAEEEEEEDDAPREGEVWGLDVMSVQVAVNARDRAFDELRSSVADHLASHERSMRRRLQDEVLHKERWDQLVTRTESAHS; encoded by the coding sequence ATGGCGCACCTTCCGAGGAGCCGGGCGGCCACCCTTGGGCGCACCGGCGACACGAGCGACGCCGGAGGCGAGGTCGAGCACCGcatcctcgcctccgccgagcAATCGctcctcgcctcgctcgcgaagCAGCGCATCAGCAACGCCACAGCCCCGCCCAAGATCTTCGCCAAGACCGTCCTGCGCTCCACCGACGACCCGACGTTCCAGGGCGCGCActtcggcgagggcgccgcggaggtccgCGCCCTCTCCGAGAGGGACAACTGCGCCAACCCGTGGgacggcgtccatcgcgtcctcCCAGGCGTCGCGCACCTGGCGCGGCagaggcgcgagcggcacgagagggtcgtcgccgcttgGACCGGGGAGcgagcgcgtctcgccgacgtcgcccgcgcgcgcgtcgcgaccgcggtgagggagctccgcgacgccatcgcgacgagcgacgcgtcgctcgccaaAGGCACGGGCgtgtacgacgacgacgcggcgctcgtggagtTGACGTCTGACGACGCGATTAAGGTTTGGGACGAATTTGTCGCGACGCGTCTGCGGGACCGACAGCTGTGGATCGACAACCTGGAGAAGGACGTGGCGTCCGCTGCCACAGAAACGCGGGAGgagatggcgtccgcgctggcgcacacggtggacgcgctgaccgcggtggcgcacgtGAGTAGGGGCGACGTGGAGCGattcgcggcggaggcgacgatggagatcaacgccgacgccctcgaggaccgtcgcggcgtcgccgagctcctcgcgcggttgcgcacgcgcgaggtcgagctCGAACGAAGCGAACGCGGAAggtacgacgccgcgctcgttaAGTGGAGGACGCTTCGGACGGAACGCGGCGTATCGCTCTTCGCGGAGCTGATCGAATCGGAGCGCATGTCGGATAACCCGGAGCGAGAGGCGATCACGCGGGAACTGGCGGAGGACCAGGTCAAGGCGAGGGACTCGCTGCTGgcgcacgccgacgcgttcaagGCGTTGCTCCCCGGGGGTTtcgacggcgagcccggctctttcgacggcgtcggttcGTTAAGCCGGGCGGGTGTGGAGTTGAACCCGGTTGGGGTGAAGCGATGGGCTGCTGGTCTGTTGGCTCGATGCGACGCGTGGGACggggcgtgcgcgctcgGTTTAAAACGCCTGGAAACGCTCGAGTCGAcgctgcgcgccgaggctgacgaggcgctggcgacggtcgtagccgcggtggaggaaTACGCCGGGCCGATCATGGATCAGCGTGCCCGCGAGAAGCTGGTGCGCAAACGATGCGTTCGGGTGTACGATAAGAggaacgcggacgcgtcggattACATCGAGCGCGTTCGATCCATGGTGGAGCCGCAGCGCGTGGAGTGGCGACGCAAGTGCGAGTGCCTGATGCgattcgcgcggcgcgtcgcgaggtgtCGCGACGTGCacaggcgcgaggcggaggctatCCACGAGAGCGTTTTCGCTCGGCTCGACGCTCGGAGGGCGGAGCACGAGCGAGTCGACGCGGCCAAGGAGGGGGctttcgacgccgcgtgcgaggacatcgccgtcgcggcggacgaggcgaagctggaggcggcggtggacgtcgcgcaTCAGAGGCTCGACGACATCGAGCTCAACTACCGCGACTTTAACGGCGCGATGGGGGAGATCGCGAGGTCCAACCCAAAGAGTCAGAGCGAGGCGTGGGAGGAGTATCAGCGGCGGCTGTGCCTGGTGTTGCGGCTCGTGCCCAACGTGGCGCCCCGGCCGGAACCCGAACCCGAGCCGGAACCCGAGCCGGAAGCCGAGGGAGATGCCGAGGTGGGTGCCGAAGGCGAGGGGACGACGaccgagcccgaggccgGGGACAaagtcggcgaggaggcaaAAGTAATCGAGCCCGAGAGGgagaacgacggcgaggacgaagacgatgaagacgacggggacgagtcCGCGTGGCGCGAGTCCGACGCCTGGAAGGTCGAGGACGAAAGcgaggagggacgcgagtggctgacgacgtcatcggggACCAGATTCGCCGTCTGGGACTCCGTCTACGAGCACGTCTTTGCCAAGCCGCCCGaaccggagccggagcccgtCGAGGCAACCCCGACCGACGGAGAGGACGCCGGGGAGACCCCGGCGGAGGCAGAGGCGGCGTCACCCGCGGAAGGCGACGCGGaaggcgacggggacgccgacgcggaatccgacgacgaccgcgagcccatcctcgacgacgagggcaaccccgtgctcgacgacgagggtaACCCCACGTTtcaccctccgccgccgccgccgccgccgaaaccCATCCCGCACGTCCAACCCCAACTCGACCTCGCCCAAGCCGACCTCCTCCCCGTGCTCGTCgccacgcgcgacgccctgctCGACGATGCGGAGCGgcacctcgagctcgtcctcgaccgAGCCGAACgcttcgtcgcgggcgaaATCGAGGACCTGCGCGACGAGTTGGAGGATAACCTCCGATCGCACaggccccgcgcggggcgcctcgaggagacgaacgcgcgatcgagggcgtcgacgctggCGATGCAGCGGAGGAGGTTTGACGCGCACctggcgcgggtggcgcagggcgcgaggcgcgcggagaaTCGCATGGCGACGGCCATCGCGTCTGCGGATGAGGAAATCGACGCGCAGTGCGCGAAGATCACCGCGTTGAAGGAATCGCTCGTGCACGTGGCCTCCACGAAGGGTCTGGACattcgcgggcgcgaggaactCCGCGAGCTGGAGCGCATCAAGGCGCGATGCGCGCAGACGGTGCGTACGCTCAGGGCGCAGGCTGAGCGGAACAaaacggcgacggaggaggctAACGCTTTGTACGTGACCGAGACGCTCAagacccgcgaggagggcggggagTACTCCCCCGAGGTTCGCGAGGAGTTCGTGgcgaagctcgcgcgcgtggacgccgccgccgccgcgacgaaggaggaacgcgacgccaCGTTCGACGCCATGGAGGAACGGGCCACGCAGCTGGCGACTGAGGTTCACGCCGCGTACGAAGAAGCAGCGCCGCACCACCGTAAGGACCTGGAGCTGATCGAGGCGGTGGACAGGTGCATGGCGGACGCTAAATCGCGGCTCAAGGCGCTGCTGAcgaacgcggacgaggaggcggcgtcgctcgcgagggagatTGAGCTGGTGCGGGCCATCGGCGATAGAGCAATGTACGTCGCCCCGAAGGACCACTTTGGGAAGTTTCGAGCGCCGagggacgagggcgtcgccgtggacaCCCTCCGCAGCCTGGACAGGCTGAGGCGCGTGCTCCTCTCCCGGTGCAAGTTCGTGGGCATCCTCGCCCCGGACACGAAGATTGAGCCCCTCGCGGAGGTTTCGTTTAACCTGgaagacgtcgaggaggcggcgccggatgAGGAGATTCTGGCCaaagaggcggaggcggcggctgccgcggaggcggtcaAGGCTGCGTCCGGGGGTAAGTACCTCAAGGGTTGGCAcaccaaggcggaggagtaCCCGACCGTGGTTTCGCAgatggacgagctcgtggagcAGTGCAGGGAGCGGGTCAAGGAAGCGGCGGAGCCCTACTACGCCGACAAGGAAGCCGATAAGATCACGCGCCCGGAGAAGATCCccgccaagctcgacgacctcgccgcgaccaaggacgccgtcgtcgccgagatgcgagcggacgcggcgaggcacgcggaggaggcggcggcgacgctgcggGTGCAGGTGATGACCCTGCAGGACCTCGTCAGCAACCAGGttgaagccgccgcggagtaTTTGCTCGAGGAAAGTcggaggcgcgtcgccgaggctatgcacgcggaggcggcgaagcacTCGGGGGACGCCAAACGGCTGGCGGGCGACAGGCACAGGCACCGCGATCTCATGCGGCCGCAGCTGgcgctcccgtcgcgcgtcgccgagcggaacgccctcgtcgacgcggagactGCGAGGGGCAAAGAGGCGCTCGAGAAGCTGGAGGCGGAAgcatccgccgtcgcgggcgccatcgcggcgtccgccggggAATTCGCGCGCCGGCTCACGCGGAtgtccatcgcgctcgcgacgctctgCTCGGACCTGGTCACccccgcggacctcgcgcccgacggccCGGGAGCCGACGCTCCGAAGGTGCTGACGCGGAAAAACCTCAAGCAGCTCCGTCGAATGCGCCACGaagccgcggacggcggcgagaagggTAAAGCcaagcgccgcgacgccgcgaacggcgggcgGCCCCACAAGGAACGAAGGTGGCTGCCGGTGAACGCGGACGAGCTGTCGCCCGAGGCGTGCGGATACGCTCGCCTCGAGATTCCGCCGATGCGATGGCCGGgtgacccgccgccgtcgccgccgccgccgcccgcagagcccgaggagggcgagggcgagggggaGCAGGCGCCAGAGCAGGcgaccgacggcgccgacgccgacgccgacgccgccgcggccgaggaggaggaggaggaagacgaTGCGCC